The Oscillospiraceae bacterium genome includes a region encoding these proteins:
- the thiI gene encoding tRNA 4-thiouridine(8) synthase ThiI — protein sequence MRKLLLGKCGELALKGLNRRNFEDQLLKNIRNQLKGLLKSVSIHQSAIYMEPNEDADFYEMLEKAKNVFGLKSVSVVYQTEKDMDIIKKDALELLRDKLTGKTFKVEAKRADKTFPLNSPAICQELGGFLHDNIENLTVNVKKPDIQVMVEVREKGAYIYFEKEECHGGLPVGTGGRGVLLLSGGIDSPVAGFMMAKRGLKLEAVHFYSYPYTSERAKQKVITLARIIAKYTGPYRLHVVPFTDIQLAIGEKCREDMMTLVMRRFMMKISQRVAEDNNCGCLVTGESLGQVASQTIEGLQVTNSAVDIPVFRPLIGMDKTEITEISRKMEAFETSILPYEDCCTVFTPKHPKLHPRVKDVIFEEQKLDMDALIEEAVKNIERVHISAEDL from the coding sequence ATGCGTAAATTATTGCTTGGAAAATGCGGTGAGCTGGCTTTAAAAGGCTTAAACCGCAGAAATTTTGAAGACCAACTGTTAAAAAATATCAGAAATCAGTTAAAAGGATTGTTAAAATCCGTGTCCATCCATCAGTCCGCCATTTATATGGAGCCCAATGAGGATGCCGATTTCTACGAAATGCTGGAAAAAGCGAAAAACGTGTTTGGCTTAAAATCTGTATCCGTGGTATATCAGACCGAAAAGGATATGGACATCATTAAAAAAGACGCTTTGGAATTGCTCCGTGATAAATTAACAGGCAAAACCTTTAAAGTGGAAGCAAAACGTGCAGACAAAACCTTTCCCTTGAATTCTCCTGCCATCTGTCAGGAATTGGGCGGATTTTTGCACGATAATATTGAAAATTTAACCGTCAACGTAAAAAAACCCGACATTCAGGTGATGGTGGAAGTCCGTGAAAAAGGTGCCTACATTTACTTTGAAAAAGAAGAATGTCACGGTGGATTACCCGTTGGCACAGGGGGACGTGGGGTGCTGCTGTTATCAGGCGGTATCGACAGTCCCGTGGCAGGGTTTATGATGGCAAAACGTGGACTGAAACTGGAAGCCGTTCACTTTTATTCTTATCCCTACACCTCCGAACGTGCCAAACAGAAAGTAATCACCTTAGCAAGAATTATTGCCAAATACACAGGTCCCTACCGTCTGCACGTGGTACCCTTTACCGATATTCAGTTAGCCATCGGCGAAAAGTGCCGTGAAGATATGATGACCTTGGTGATGCGCCGTTTTATGATGAAAATTTCCCAGCGTGTGGCAGAGGATAACAACTGCGGTTGCTTAGTAACAGGGGAAAGCTTAGGGCAGGTGGCAAGTCAGACTATTGAGGGGTTACAGGTGACCAACTCTGCCGTGGATATCCCCGTATTTCGCCCCTTAATCGGGATGGACAAAACCGAAATTACTGAAATTTCCCGTAAGATGGAAGCTTTTGAAACCTCCATTTTGCCGTATGAAGACTGTTGCACCGTGTTTACCCCCAAGCATCCCAAACTACATCCTCGGGTAAAAGACGTGATTTTTGAAGAACAGAAACTGGATATGGATGCATTGATTGAGGAAGCGGTTAAGAATATTGAGAGAGTGCATATTTCAGCAGAAGACTTATAA
- a CDS encoding U32 family peptidase has product MKILSPAGSYESMVAAVKTGADAVYLGLDSFNARAGAENFTEESLKDAVFYCHKRGVEVFVTLNTLVYDNEIAQITKIIDVIYNSLADGVIVQDWGVANLVRKIAPDLRLVASTQMTVNNLAGVKLLEKEGFDTVVLPRELSRAEIEKIRKATDINIEVFAHGALCVCYSGQCLMSSFIGERSGNRGKCAQPCRMFYETQQKKGALLSPKDLMLLDYLPELEEMGVDVIKLEGRLKSKYYTAAITDVYRRALDSGEVSEEDYAIIEASFNRGGYTPGYYDGITDKNLFNFYKNENPYSRETKKMERYYDQILNKDREFSQIPVSVSLFLELDKPVKAELLLGEDVYPFTVDICPQLAQNAPVTREKLIDQLTKTGNETFCFEEIEIVLADETPLFLSVSQMNAIRREIGAYLDSLFQFERHIEPYSYQMRKRKTTDEIEYYCTVSTAFQLKWVRECWDKLVFAKADVIEEYIQKYGEIENVGLWCERIATDKQISKARAFLTKHPEITNVLVGNIGYLNAFDSFGSKYHLYCDYTFNVTNSLSAKYLEEHGVKNVTASVEANLKNVKNIITDSADLTVLGYGQIPLMITKSCIKSNIRGKCNPNDLVMKDRKGEEFIIACENCSQNAIYNPYPIMMSDKLNDLRAAGIGSVRLHFFRENKAQVQEIIHSFKMEQNPLTRYTRGHYYRGAY; this is encoded by the coding sequence ATGAAGATTTTATCACCTGCGGGTTCCTACGAATCCATGGTCGCTGCCGTAAAAACGGGAGCGGATGCGGTATATTTAGGACTCGATTCCTTTAACGCCAGAGCAGGCGCCGAAAATTTTACCGAAGAAAGCTTAAAAGATGCCGTATTCTACTGCCACAAACGAGGCGTAGAAGTTTTTGTGACCTTAAATACCTTGGTTTACGATAACGAAATTGCTCAGATTACCAAAATCATTGATGTGATTTACAATTCCCTGGCAGACGGAGTTATCGTGCAGGACTGGGGTGTGGCAAATCTTGTTAGAAAAATTGCACCCGATTTGCGTCTTGTGGCATCCACTCAGATGACCGTCAACAACTTAGCAGGGGTAAAACTTCTGGAAAAAGAAGGGTTTGACACGGTGGTGCTTCCCCGTGAATTATCCCGTGCCGAAATTGAAAAAATCAGAAAAGCAACTGACATCAATATTGAAGTGTTTGCCCACGGTGCCTTATGTGTGTGCTATTCGGGGCAATGCTTAATGTCCAGCTTTATCGGTGAGCGAAGCGGAAACCGTGGCAAATGTGCGCAACCCTGCCGTATGTTCTATGAAACCCAGCAGAAAAAAGGAGCGTTACTTTCTCCCAAGGATTTAATGCTTTTAGACTATCTGCCCGAGCTGGAAGAAATGGGCGTGGATGTGATTAAATTAGAGGGCAGATTAAAAAGCAAATACTACACTGCCGCTATCACTGATGTGTATCGCAGAGCATTGGATTCGGGCGAAGTATCGGAAGAAGATTACGCCATTATTGAAGCCTCTTTTAACCGTGGCGGATATACCCCGGGCTACTATGACGGCATTACCGATAAAAATCTTTTTAATTTCTATAAAAATGAAAATCCCTACTCCAGAGAAACCAAAAAAATGGAGCGTTACTATGACCAGATTTTAAATAAAGACCGTGAATTTTCTCAGATTCCCGTGTCGGTTTCTCTGTTTTTGGAACTGGATAAACCTGTGAAAGCAGAACTGCTGTTAGGGGAAGATGTATATCCGTTCACTGTGGATATTTGTCCCCAACTGGCGCAAAATGCACCCGTAACCCGTGAAAAGCTGATTGACCAGCTCACCAAAACGGGGAACGAAACCTTCTGTTTTGAAGAAATCGAAATTGTGTTGGCAGACGAAACACCTCTGTTTTTAAGTGTTTCCCAGATGAATGCCATCCGCCGTGAAATCGGGGCATATTTGGATAGCTTATTCCAGTTTGAACGCCATATTGAACCCTATTCTTATCAGATGAGAAAGCGTAAAACCACCGACGAAATTGAGTATTACTGCACCGTTTCCACTGCTTTTCAGCTAAAATGGGTGCGAGAATGTTGGGACAAGTTGGTGTTTGCCAAAGCAGACGTGATTGAAGAATACATCCAAAAATACGGTGAAATTGAAAATGTGGGTCTGTGGTGCGAGCGAATCGCCACCGACAAACAGATTTCAAAAGCCCGTGCCTTTTTAACCAAACATCCCGAAATTACCAACGTTTTGGTTGGCAATATCGGGTATCTCAATGCCTTTGATTCTTTTGGCAGTAAATATCATCTCTACTGTGATTACACCTTCAATGTAACCAATTCTTTATCTGCAAAGTATTTAGAAGAACACGGCGTAAAAAATGTGACTGCTTCGGTGGAAGCAAATTTAAAGAATGTGAAAAACATTATCACCGATTCTGCCGACTTAACTGTGCTTGGCTATGGTCAGATTCCCCTGATGATTACCAAATCCTGCATAAAATCCAACATTCGTGGCAAATGTAATCCCAATGATCTGGTGATGAAAGACAGAAAAGGCGAAGAATTTATCATCGCCTGCGAAAACTGCTCTCAGAATGCCATCTATAATCCCTATCCCATTATGATGTCGGATAAGTTAAACGACCTTCGTGCCGCAGGAATTGGTTCTGTGAGACTGCACTTTTTCAGAGAAAACAAGGCACAGGTTCAGGAAATTATCCATTCCTTTAAAATGGAGCAGAATCCCTTAACCCGCTATACCAGAGGCCATTATTACAGAGGAGCTTATTAA
- a CDS encoding nucleoside deaminase, protein MKNEFMLLAIEEAKKDKNEVPVGAVLVKNKEVIATAHNECVAQNGICHAELLVIERGLSKLGTTYLEDCELYVTKEPCLMCFGATVNARVKRVYFGCYDTKYGAMEYIEKLGYLHKINHVPEIYGGIMETECKTLLEEFFQ, encoded by the coding sequence ATGAAAAATGAATTTATGCTCCTTGCCATAGAAGAAGCAAAAAAGGATAAAAACGAGGTGCCTGTGGGTGCCGTGTTGGTGAAAAATAAAGAAGTAATCGCCACAGCACACAATGAATGTGTGGCGCAAAACGGTATCTGCCACGCAGAGCTTTTGGTAATTGAACGAGGACTTTCTAAACTTGGAACCACCTATTTGGAGGATTGCGAATTATATGTGACCAAAGAACCCTGTTTAATGTGCTTTGGTGCTACCGTGAATGCCAGAGTAAAGCGGGTGTATTTCGGGTGCTATGACACCAAATACGGTGCTATGGAGTACATCGAAAAGCTTGGCTATCTTCATAAAATCAATCACGTTCCCGAAATTTACGGGGGCATTATGGAAACAGAATGCAAAACCTTACTGGAGGAATTCTTCCAATGA
- a CDS encoding EamA family transporter: protein MKKMKSLSTLMILLAAVFWGIIGLFVKYLTPYGYTSAELVALRSLVTAVSLFALLILTNPKKLKIKIRHLWYFLGTGFFSFVFFNLCYFQAMNYSSLSVAAILLYTAPFFVMGMSCVFFREKITRQKLLALFMAFLGCVAVSGVLEGGGSISAEGLLWGLGSGLGYALYSIFAKFALKKYDTLTVITYTFLVATVGSFFLINPTHTVGVLQLHPQSICLLVVYGILTGAAAYYCYTKGLEHTPPAKASVIATAEPVVATLCGAFFFGEIPSVFGIFGIFLVIFAVLYLQKQ from the coding sequence ATGAAAAAAATGAAATCATTATCCACGCTGATGATTCTCTTAGCCGCTGTGTTTTGGGGAATTATCGGACTATTTGTAAAATACTTAACTCCCTACGGCTACACTTCGGCAGAGCTTGTGGCGCTTCGGTCTTTGGTGACGGCAGTAAGCTTATTTGCTCTGCTTATCCTTACCAATCCGAAAAAATTAAAAATTAAAATCCGTCATCTTTGGTACTTTTTGGGAACGGGATTTTTTAGTTTTGTGTTCTTTAATCTGTGCTACTTTCAGGCAATGAACTATTCCTCTCTTTCGGTAGCGGCAATTTTGTTATACACCGCTCCCTTTTTCGTGATGGGAATGTCTTGCGTATTTTTTCGGGAGAAAATCACTCGCCAAAAACTGTTGGCGCTTTTCATGGCATTTTTGGGATGCGTGGCGGTGTCGGGCGTGTTGGAGGGCGGCGGTTCCATTTCCGCAGAAGGACTTCTTTGGGGACTTGGTTCCGGTCTCGGCTATGCGCTCTACTCCATTTTTGCCAAATTTGCCTTAAAAAAGTATGATACCTTAACGGTTATCACATATACTTTTTTGGTGGCAACGGTAGGTTCATTCTTTTTAATCAATCCCACTCATACGGTAGGAGTTCTGCAGCTTCACCCCCAAAGCATCTGTCTTTTGGTGGTATATGGCATCCTAACCGGTGCCGCAGCCTATTACTGTTACACCAAGGGACTGGAACACACTCCCCCTGCCAAAGCGTCGGTAATTGCCACGGCAGAACCCGTGGTGGCAACCTTATGCGGAGCGTTTTTCTTTGGCGAAATCCCCTCTGTGTTTGGGATTTTTGGAATTTTTTTGGTAATATTTGCAGTATTGTATTTACAAAAGCAATAG
- a CDS encoding phosphoribosylaminoimidazolesuccinocarboxamide synthase, whose translation MKKIYEGKTKDVFSLDNGNVLLKFKDDCTGKDGVFDPGENSVGLTIEGIGRENLRTSIYYFDLLKKAGIKTHYVSANVEDATMEVLPGKVFGHGLEVICRLVATGSFIRRYGEYIEDGTPLEGGYVECTFKNDEKGDPLVTGEGLAALGVMSPKMFEDMKEQTLKITKIVADDLKTIGLDLWDIKFEFGYNNDEVILIDEIASGNMRVYKDGEIVSPIELTKLILNR comes from the coding sequence ATGAAAAAAATTTACGAAGGCAAAACCAAAGACGTGTTCAGCTTAGATAACGGCAATGTACTGTTAAAATTTAAAGACGATTGCACCGGCAAAGACGGTGTGTTTGACCCCGGCGAAAACTCTGTTGGCTTAACCATCGAAGGCATCGGCAGAGAAAATTTAAGAACTTCTATTTATTATTTTGATTTATTAAAAAAAGCAGGCATTAAAACCCACTATGTTAGCGCAAATGTGGAAGATGCTACCATGGAAGTGCTTCCCGGTAAAGTATTTGGTCACGGTTTGGAAGTAATCTGCAGATTGGTTGCAACCGGCAGCTTCATCAGAAGATACGGCGAATACATTGAAGATGGCACTCCTTTAGAAGGTGGCTATGTGGAATGTACTTTCAAAAATGACGAAAAAGGCGATCCGTTAGTAACCGGCGAAGGTCTGGCAGCATTAGGCGTTATGAGCCCCAAAATGTTTGAAGATATGAAAGAACAGACCTTAAAAATCACCAAAATCGTGGCAGACGATTTAAAAACCATCGGTCTGGATTTATGGGATATCAAATTTGAATTCGGTTACAACAATGACGAAGTTATCCTGATTGACGAAATCGCTTCCGGTAACATGAGAGTTTATAAGGACGGCGAAATTGTTTCTCCCATTGAATTGACTAAATTAATTCTCAATAGATAA
- a CDS encoding L-fucose isomerase, which yields MAENRLIGSYPVIGIRPTIDGRRGVLKVRESLEDQTMNMAKAAAKLFTENLKYSNGEPVKVVIADTTIGRVAEAAACADKFKKEGVDITLTVTPCWCYGSETMDMDKNTIKAVWGFNGTERPGAVYLAAVLAGHAQKGLPAFGIYGHDVQDATDTSIPADVQEKLLRFGRAAVAAATMRGKSYLQIGSICMGIAGSIIDTDFIEEYLGMRVESVDEVEIIRRMTEGIYDEKEYQKALAWAKEKCNMGFDKNPEDLQLSAEEKEEQFAFVVKMMCIIKDLMNGNKNLPEGCEEEMVGHNAIAAGFQGQRQWTDFYPNCDFPEAMLNTSFDWNGAREPYILATENDVLNGIGMLFGKLLTNRAQMFADVRTYWSGDAVKKATGYDIEGKAKEADGFIHLINSGACCLDACGAVKDENGDAVMKPWYEMTQADQDAVMASTTWNMADLGYFRGGGFSSRFLTKAQMPATMIRLNLVKGLGPVLQIAEGWTIDLPDDVSDKLWKRTDYTWPCTWFAPRCTGEGAFKTAYDVMNNWGANHGAISYGHIGADLITLCSILRIPVCMHNVPEEKIFRPAAWNAFGMDKEGQDYRACETYGPLYK from the coding sequence ATGGCAGAAAACAGATTAATCGGTTCTTACCCCGTAATCGGCATCCGTCCCACCATTGATGGCAGACGCGGTGTGTTAAAAGTAAGAGAATCCTTAGAAGATCAGACCATGAATATGGCAAAAGCAGCTGCAAAACTGTTCACCGAAAACCTAAAATATTCCAACGGTGAACCCGTGAAAGTTGTTATCGCAGACACCACCATCGGCCGTGTGGCAGAAGCAGCAGCTTGTGCAGACAAATTCAAAAAAGAAGGTGTAGACATCACCTTAACCGTTACTCCCTGCTGGTGCTACGGTTCCGAAACCATGGATATGGACAAAAACACCATCAAAGCTGTTTGGGGCTTTAACGGTACCGAAAGACCCGGCGCTGTATATTTAGCAGCAGTGTTGGCAGGTCACGCACAGAAAGGCTTACCTGCATTCGGCATTTACGGACACGATGTTCAGGATGCAACCGACACCTCTATCCCCGCAGACGTTCAGGAAAAACTGTTACGGTTCGGTCGTGCAGCAGTTGCAGCAGCAACTATGAGAGGCAAATCCTATCTGCAGATTGGTTCTATCTGTATGGGTATCGCAGGTTCTATCATTGACACCGATTTCATCGAAGAATATCTGGGCATGAGAGTGGAATCTGTTGACGAGGTAGAAATCATCCGTCGAATGACCGAAGGCATCTATGATGAAAAAGAATATCAGAAAGCTTTAGCTTGGGCAAAAGAAAAATGCAATATGGGCTTTGATAAAAACCCCGAAGACTTGCAGTTATCCGCCGAAGAAAAAGAAGAACAGTTTGCTTTCGTTGTAAAAATGATGTGTATCATCAAAGACTTAATGAACGGCAACAAAAATCTGCCCGAAGGCTGCGAAGAAGAAATGGTTGGTCACAACGCTATCGCAGCTGGCTTCCAGGGGCAGAGACAGTGGACCGACTTCTATCCCAACTGTGACTTCCCCGAAGCAATGTTAAACACTTCTTTCGACTGGAACGGCGCAAGAGAACCCTATATCTTAGCAACTGAAAACGACGTGTTAAACGGTATCGGTATGCTCTTTGGTAAACTCTTAACCAACCGTGCACAGATGTTTGCAGACGTTAGAACCTACTGGAGCGGTGACGCAGTGAAAAAAGCAACCGGTTATGATATCGAAGGCAAAGCCAAAGAAGCAGACGGTTTCATTCACTTAATCAACTCCGGTGCTTGCTGTCTGGATGCTTGTGGCGCAGTGAAAGACGAAAACGGCGACGCAGTGATGAAACCCTGGTATGAAATGACCCAGGCTGATCAGGATGCAGTTATGGCTTCCACCACCTGGAATATGGCAGACTTAGGCTACTTCCGTGGCGGCGGTTTCTCCTCCAGATTCTTAACCAAAGCGCAGATGCCTGCTACTATGATTCGTTTGAACTTAGTAAAAGGCTTAGGCCCCGTTCTTCAGATTGCAGAAGGTTGGACCATTGACCTGCCCGATGATGTTTCCGATAAATTATGGAAACGTACCGACTACACCTGGCCCTGCACCTGGTTTGCTCCGAGATGTACCGGTGAAGGCGCATTCAAAACCGCTTATGACGTGATGAATAACTGGGGTGCAAACCACGGCGCAATTTCTTACGGTCATATCGGTGCAGACTTAATCACTCTGTGCTCCATCTTAAGAATTCCCGTATGTATGCACAACGTTCCCGAAGAAAAAATCTTCCGTCCTGCCGCTTGGAATGCATTCGGTATGGATAAAGAAGGTCAGGATTACAGAGCTTGTGAAACCTACGGACCTCTGTATAAGTAA
- a CDS encoding NAD-dependent malic enzyme: MDYAQEALKLHKALKGKIEVTPLCPLETKDDLSIAYTPGVAEPCLEINKDVSNAYEYTRKGNLVAVVTDGTAVLGLGDIGPEAGMPVMEGKAVLFKHFGGVDAVPICLATKDVDKIVETVKMIAPTFGGINLEDISGPRCFEIERRLKKELDIPVFHDDQHGTAVVCLAAVLNAVKLVNKKIEDLVVVINGAGAAGVAIGKLLLSSGVKDVIMCNSKGVIYEGKEGLNSEIVEVAKITNKEKKQGTLADVAKGADVLVGVSVAGAFTEEMIKTMNRDPIILAMANPTPEIFPEDALKAGAAVMGTGRSDFANQINNVLAFPGIFRGALDVRASDINDEMKIAASKAIASLVSDEELKPEYIIPAPFDPRVAETVAKAVAQAARDTGVARI, encoded by the coding sequence ATGGATTATGCACAGGAAGCTTTGAAATTACACAAAGCACTCAAGGGGAAAATCGAAGTAACTCCTTTGTGCCCCTTAGAAACCAAAGATGATTTATCCATCGCGTACACTCCCGGTGTTGCCGAGCCTTGTCTGGAAATCAACAAAGATGTGTCAAACGCGTATGAATATACCCGAAAAGGGAACTTGGTTGCTGTTGTGACGGACGGTACCGCTGTGTTAGGGTTAGGTGACATCGGCCCCGAAGCAGGCATGCCCGTTATGGAAGGAAAAGCAGTGTTGTTTAAGCATTTTGGCGGCGTGGACGCTGTTCCGATTTGTTTAGCCACCAAAGATGTGGACAAAATCGTGGAAACCGTAAAAATGATTGCTCCCACTTTTGGCGGCATCAATTTAGAAGACATTTCCGGACCCCGTTGCTTTGAAATTGAAAGAAGACTGAAAAAAGAACTGGATATCCCCGTATTCCACGATGACCAGCACGGTACCGCCGTTGTTTGCTTAGCGGCTGTGTTAAACGCAGTAAAGCTGGTCAACAAAAAAATCGAAGATTTAGTGGTTGTGATTAACGGTGCCGGCGCTGCAGGTGTTGCCATCGGGAAACTGCTGTTATCTTCCGGCGTGAAAGACGTAATTATGTGTAACTCCAAAGGGGTTATTTACGAAGGCAAAGAAGGCTTAAACTCCGAAATCGTAGAAGTTGCAAAAATCACCAACAAAGAAAAGAAACAGGGTACCTTAGCAGACGTTGCCAAAGGTGCGGACGTGTTGGTTGGTGTGTCCGTTGCAGGTGCATTCACCGAAGAAATGATCAAGACTATGAACCGTGACCCCATCATTTTGGCAATGGCAAATCCCACTCCCGAAATCTTCCCCGAAGATGCCCTAAAAGCAGGTGCCGCAGTTATGGGTACCGGACGTTCTGACTTTGCAAATCAGATCAATAACGTACTGGCATTCCCCGGAATTTTCCGTGGTGCATTGGACGTGAGAGCGTCTGACATCAATGACGAAATGAAGATTGCCGCATCAAAAGCGATTGCATCTTTAGTTTCCGACGAGGAATTAAAACCGGAATATATCATTCCCGCACCCTTTGATCCCAGAGTGGCAGAAACTGTAGCCAAAGCAGTGGCTCAGGCTGCACGCGACACAGGTGTCGCTCGCATCTAA
- the metA gene encoding homoserine O-succinyltransferase: MPIKIPNELPARKTLEGENIFVMSEKRACSQHIRPLKIAILNLMPTKIVTETQLLRLLGNSPLQVEITLVMTDSHESKNTSAEHLSTFYKRFSEIKKEHFDGMIITGAPVEKLEFEEVDYWDELKEIMDWSTKHVWSTLHICWGAQAGLYHHFGVPKYDLPEKMFGIFEHQLLQKHKKLFFGFEDTFYAPHSRHTEVREADIKKVPELSLVATSKEAGVYAVTTKKYRQIFIMGHSEYDNETLDLEYRRDVDKGLPIHVPCNYYPDDNPNKKPVNRWRSHATLLFSNWLNYCVYQITPYDIDKVTPYTHS, encoded by the coding sequence ATGCCAATTAAAATACCAAATGAGTTGCCTGCCAGAAAAACGCTGGAGGGTGAAAATATTTTTGTCATGTCGGAGAAGCGTGCTTGCAGTCAGCATATCCGACCGTTAAAGATTGCCATTTTGAATCTGATGCCTACCAAAATCGTCACGGAAACTCAGCTGCTTCGTTTGTTGGGGAATTCTCCTCTGCAGGTGGAAATCACCTTGGTGATGACCGATTCTCACGAATCGAAAAACACTTCCGCGGAGCATCTTTCCACCTTCTATAAACGCTTTTCTGAAATTAAGAAAGAGCATTTTGACGGGATGATTATTACCGGTGCTCCCGTGGAAAAGCTGGAATTTGAAGAAGTGGACTACTGGGACGAGCTAAAGGAAATTATGGACTGGTCCACCAAACACGTCTGGTCTACCCTACATATCTGTTGGGGTGCTCAGGCAGGACTTTACCATCATTTCGGTGTTCCGAAATACGATTTGCCCGAAAAAATGTTTGGCATTTTTGAACATCAGTTATTGCAGAAACATAAGAAACTGTTTTTTGGCTTTGAAGATACTTTTTATGCGCCTCATTCCCGCCATACCGAGGTGAGAGAGGCAGATATTAAAAAAGTGCCCGAGCTTAGCTTAGTTGCCACCTCCAAAGAGGCAGGTGTGTATGCGGTAACTACCAAAAAATACCGCCAGATTTTCATTATGGGACACTCTGAATACGATAATGAAACCCTGGATTTGGAATATCGCCGTGATGTGGATAAGGGGCTCCCAATTCACGTTCCCTGCAATTATTATCCCGATGATAATCCCAATAAAAAACCTGTGAACCGTTGGCGAAGCCATGCAACTTTACTGTTCTCCAACTGGCTGAACTATTGTGTATATCAGATTACCCCTTATGATATTGATAAGGTAACACCTTATACTCATTCGTAA
- a CDS encoding M42 family metallopeptidase codes for MDKIALLKQLTALNGTSGYEDEVIDFITTLLTEHDIPYQKDPLGNMIVQTGKTPNRITLFAHMDEVGFGVRGIRPDGMIKFAAIGGVTDGILFSTPVVIGKNKIPGVIGNIPKHLQEKSSDKETKIPDMMIDIGATSKEDAQSLVKIGDPIYWQSDFVQFGDGLIKAKALDDRVGVAVILGLLLTKKYSFTAVFTTREEIGIMGAKMTIPVIAPEKAVVLEVTTCADMPGATEPTTKMGEGVALSVLDGASVSDSAWNSFIWEIATAKNVPIQKKLTTKGGNDAGAVSYVSGGVPTATLSLPGRYIHSPANVISEADYDSMYRLAELLIKKG; via the coding sequence ATGGATAAAATTGCATTATTAAAACAATTAACCGCCTTAAACGGGACTTCCGGTTACGAGGATGAGGTGATTGATTTTATCACTACCCTTTTAACCGAACACGATATTCCTTACCAAAAAGACCCGCTGGGCAACATGATTGTGCAGACCGGCAAAACTCCCAACCGTATTACGCTGTTTGCCCATATGGACGAAGTTGGATTTGGAGTACGTGGAATCCGTCCCGACGGCATGATTAAGTTTGCCGCCATCGGTGGTGTGACGGACGGAATTCTGTTTTCCACTCCTGTGGTGATTGGAAAAAACAAAATACCCGGTGTGATTGGTAATATTCCAAAGCACTTGCAGGAAAAATCCTCTGATAAAGAAACGAAAATTCCTGATATGATGATTGATATTGGTGCCACTTCCAAAGAGGACGCCCAAAGTTTGGTGAAAATTGGAGATCCCATATACTGGCAGAGCGATTTTGTGCAGTTTGGGGACGGTCTTATCAAGGCAAAAGCTTTGGACGACCGTGTTGGAGTAGCAGTCATATTAGGACTGTTACTCACGAAAAAATATTCTTTTACTGCGGTGTTTACCACCCGTGAGGAAATCGGCATTATGGGGGCTAAAATGACCATTCCTGTGATTGCACCCGAAAAAGCGGTAGTGCTGGAAGTGACTACCTGTGCGGATATGCCCGGTGCTACGGAGCCCACCACCAAAATGGGTGAGGGGGTTGCGTTGTCCGTGTTAGACGGTGCATCTGTTTCCGATAGTGCCTGGAATTCTTTCATTTGGGAGATTGCTACTGCCAAAAATGTTCCCATTCAAAAAAAACTCACAACTAAAGGCGGAAACGATGCCGGTGCCGTTAGCTATGTGTCCGGCGGTGTTCCCACGGCAACCTTGTCGTTACCGGGACGTTATATTCATTCGCCTGCCAATGTAATCAGTGAGGCAGACTATGATTCCATGTACCGTCTGGCGGAACTTTTGATTAAGAAGGGGTAG